The Mycolicibacterium aurum genome segment ATAGGCACCGTGGTTTTCGACCCCGGTTACGTCGTCAACGGCAACATCGCCGACGTCGTCATCGCCGCGGATGGCGAGAACTTGACTCGGTGGACGTCGTTCACCGCGAATCCTGCCGTGTCGATGGACATCACGCGGCCACTGGCCGCCGTCGGCGCCACCGAGACGTCCCCGCTCGGCGCTGACCCGGGACTGGCCGACCTCGCTGCGGTTCTGATGGCGGCCGAGCAGGTCGGCGCCGCGTCGAAATGCCTCGACCTGACGGTGCAGTACACGAAGGACCGCGTGCAGTTCGGAAGGCCTATCGGGAGCTTCCAGGCACTCAAGCACCGGATGGCCGATCTGTACGTCGCTGTGCAATCCGCCAAGGCCGTCGTCGACGACGCCGTGGCGGATCCGACGCCGACCTCCGCGGGCCTGGCACGGCTGGCTGCGAGCGAAGCGTTCTCGAAGGTGGCCGCCGAGGCGGTGCAGATGCACGGCGGTATCGCGATCACCTGGGAGAGTGCCATCCAGCTGTACTTCAAACGCGCCCACAACAGCGCCCAACTGCTGGGGCCGCCGCGGGAGCAGCTGCGTCGGCTCGAAGCAGAGGTGTTCTAGCCTGAGCTTGTGACGGTCTCACTGCGCGCCGGTATCCCGCCGTTCTATGTGATGGACGTGTGGCTGGCCGCAGCCGAACGCCAGCGCACTCACGGCGATCTGGTCAATCTGTCCGCGGGACAACCGAGTGCGGGGGCTCCGTCCGCCGTCAGGGACGAGGCCATCGCGGCGTTGAGCCGTAACCAGCTCGGCTACACCGTCGCCCTCGGCATCCCGGAATTGCGCGCGGCGATAGCCGGCGCCTACCAGGCCCGCCACGGGCTCACGGTCGACCCTCAGGATGTCGTTGTCACAACCGGGTCATCGGGCGGATTCCTGCTTGCGTTCCTGGCGTGTTTCGACGCCGGCGATCGGGTCGCGATCGCCAGCCCCGGTTACCCGTGTTACCGCAACATCCTCTCGGCGCTGGGCTGCGAGGTGGTGGAACTGCCCTGCGGACCCGAGACCCGGTTCCAGCCCACGCTGCAGATGCTGGCCGAGCTGGATCCGCCGGTGTCGGGCGTGATCGTGGCCAGTCCGGCCAACCCGACCGGAACGGTCATCCCGCCTGAGGAACTCGCGGCGATCGCATCGTGGTGCGAATCGTCGGGGGTGCGGCTGATCAGCGATGAGGTGTACCACGGGTTGGTGTATCCCGGCGCGCCGGCCACCAGCTGCGCGTGGGAAACGTCACGGGATGCCGTTGTGGTGAACAGCTTTTCCAAGTACTTCGCAATGACCGGGTGGCGGCTGGGGTGGATGCTGGTGCCGCAGGAGCTCAAGCGTGCGGTCGACTGCCTGACCGGAAACTTCACCATCTGTCCCCCGGTTCTGCCACAGGTGGCCGCCGTCGCCGCGTTCACGCCCGAGTCCATTGCAGAGGCCGAATCGCTGCTGCACGGCTACGCGGCGAACCGGACACTGCTGCTGGACGGGCTGCGCGCGATCGGCATCGACCGGCTGGCGCCCACCGATGGGGCGTTCTACGTCTACGCCGACGTGTCCCACCTGACCACTGACTCGCTGTCGTTCTGCTCGAAGTTGTTGGACGACACCGGAGTTGCGATCGCACCGGGCGTGGATTTCGACACCGTGCGCGGCGGGGCGAACGTGCGGTTGTCCTTCGCAGGCCCGACGTCCGACATCGAGGAGGCGTTGGGCCGCATCGGAGGATGGCTGGCCTGACGCCCGCCGCCCAGCGGGCGCCACTGCTGGCGGCGGGCTTCACCACCGCATTCGGGGCGCACGCCGTGGCAGGAACGCTGGGCACCACCACCACTGGTACCGCCGCCTCGCTGCTGACACTGGGTGCACTGCTGGCGATCTACGATGGCGCGGAAGTCGTCCTGAAACCCGTCTTCGGGACGTTGGCCGACCGAATCGGGGCTCGCACCGTCCTCCTCGCCGGGCTGCTGATCTTCGCTGTGGCCTCGGCTGCGTACGCACTAGCCGACGATCAGGCGCTGCTGTGGGCGGGGCGGTTCGGTCAAGGTGTCGGCGCAGCGGCCTTCTCCCCCGCCGCATCTGCGTTGGTGGCCCGGCTGACTCCGCCCGAGGCGCATGGACGCGCGTTCGGTACCTACGGGTCCTACAAATCCATCGGCTACACGTTGGGACCGCTGCTGGGTGGGGCAATAGTCACCTTCGGCGGTATGCGAACGCTTTTCGCAGTGACTGCTGCACTCGCAGTGGTCGTGGCTGTGTGGGCCGCGATATCCGTACCTGCGCTGAGCACTCTGCCGCGGCGACGTCAGACGGTGCTCGACACAGTGCGCCGTTTCACGGAGTCATCCTTCGTCACGCCGACGCTTGCGCTCGCCGCATCGACCGCGGCGTTGTCCGTCGGCGTCGGCTTCCTCCCTGTGCTCGGCACCCAGGCCGGCTTGACCCCGATCGTCACAGGCGCCGTCGTGTCGATTCTCGCGCTCGTCACGGTGATCGCCCAGCCCGTGGCAGGACACGCGCTCGACGCGGGCAAGATCACTCTGCCATCTGGACTCGTCCTCGGAATCGTGCTCACTGCAGTGGGTTTGACGTCCGCAGCGTTGCCAGGCCTCGTGGGCATTGTCTGTGCGGCTGTGCTCATCGGCACCGGTTGCGGCATTACAACCCCGCTCGGGTTCGCGATGCTTGCGAGGTCCGCGCCACAAGAACGACTCGGCCAGACGATGGGAGCCGCCGAAATCGGGCGTGAATGCGGGGACGCTGCCGGCCCGTTGCTGGTCGCGGCGGTCGCGGCGGCCTCGACTGTGCCTCTGGGATTCCTCGCGCTGGCGGGAATCGTGACGGTCGGCGGGTTGGCTACCGCCGGGGCGAACCGAACCCGGGGCCACAGCTGAATCGACTCGTCGAGCTTCGGCCGAATTTGTCGGACCGTCGGGGTAGCGTCGATGTTGTGTTCGAAAGTATGTTCGACGTCGATGAGGGTGCCTCGCAGGCCGAGTTGCGCGCCGTCGTCGAGCGCTGCGAACGACTCAAATCCGCGGCGGCCGCGGCGCAAGCCCGAGCCACCGCACTGTGGGCCGCCCAACGCCGGGCTGCTGAGATCGCCGCGGGGGTGCCGGCGGCAAAACGCGGCAAAGGGCTGGCCTCGGAGGTTGCATTGGCGCGCCGGGACGCACCGGTGAAGGGCAATCAGCATCTGGGGTTCGCGCGGGCGTTGGTCGAGGAGATGCCGCACACGCTGGCCGCCCTGGAGTGCGGGGCCCTCTCGGAGTGGCGGGCCACCCTGATCGTGCGGGAATCGGCGTGCCTGAGCGTGGAGCACCGCCGGCAGCTCGACGCCGAACTATGCGCCGACACCGCGAAATTCGACCACTGGGGCACCAACCGGGTGACCGCCGAGGCCAAGAAGATCGCCGCCCGCCTCGATGTCGCCGCGGTGGTGGAGCGCAACACCAAAGCCGAACAGGACCGCTGCGTCACCATCCGGCCCGCCGCCGACGGCATGATCTACCTCAGCCTGCTGGTGCCCCTATCCCAGGGTGTCGGTGCCTACGCCGCATTGAAGCGCCACGCCGACACCACCGGTGACGGCCGCTCCCGCAACCAGATCATGGCCGACACCGCCTGCGAACGGATCACCGGACGCGCGGTCACCGAACCGGTGTCGGTGGCACTGAACCTGGTGATGGCCGACACCACCCTGTTCGGCGGGGACGACTGCCCCGGCTACCTCCAGGGCTACGGCCCCGTCCCCGCACCGGTGGTCCGCCACCTCCTCGGTGTTGCGGTCGCCGATGCCCAGGCCAAGGCGACGTTGCGCCGCCTCTACCGCCACCCCAAATCCGGACAACTGGTCGCGATGGAATCCCGCGCCCGGATCTTCCCGAAGGGCCTCGCGATGTTCATCGGGCTGCGCGACCAAACCTGCCGCACCCCGTTCTGCAACGCCCCCATCCGCCACCACGACCACGCCACCCCCGACCGCCACGGCGGACACACCACCGCCCGCAACGGACTCGGCATGTGCCAAGCCTGCAACTACACCAAAGAAGCCCCCGACTGGACCGTCACCACCACCGACCGCGACGGCGAACACACCGCCGAATTTCGCACCCCCACCCACGCGGTCTACCACTCCATCGCCCCACCACCACCCGGCACCCGCATCATCCGCCGCAGCATCACCGAAGACCAATTCAGCATCGACCTGGTCACCTTCGAACCACGCGCCGCGGCATAGCTACACGGCCTGACGCTGCGGTCCGATGATGCCGTCAGCTCAGCCCGGTGGACGAGCGGCGTCGCCGAGATATCGCGTCGACGCTGGCGGCGAGCAGCAGCACGCCGCCGGTGACCAGGAAGTTGATGTAGGACGACTGGTTCAGCAGTCCGAGGCCGTTGGCGATCGTCGCCACGACCACGCCACCGATCACGGCGTCGAGGGCACGGCCCTTGCCTCCGAACAGGCTGGTGCCGCCGATGACCGCGGCGCCCACGGCATATAGCAGCGTGTTGCCTGCGCCGGAGGACGCCGACACCTTACCTGCATACGACGCGGCGATGATTCCGCTCAGAGCCGCCAGCGAGGAGCAGACGATGAAGACCGACACCCGGATGCGTTCCACCGAAATCCCCGCGCGCCGAGCCGCTTCCGCATTCCCACCGACGGCGTAGATGTGTCTGCCGTACGCGGTGCGCTTGAGGACCACCGTCAGCGCGATGAGCAGAACCAGGATCAGCGGCAACACATACGGAATGCCGCGAATCTCGGCACCGCGGCCGACGCTGCGATCGAGGCTGAGCACGAAGGTGACACCGAGAACGACCACCGCGACGGCCGATACCCGTGCGAGCACCACGCCGAGCGGTGGATGCGCCAGATCCAGCGCCGTTTTACGACGGTACTGAAGGATCTCCAAGGCACCGAACCCGATCACCACGACGAACGCGATGGACCAGCCGACGGTCACC includes the following:
- a CDS encoding pyridoxal phosphate-dependent aminotransferase produces the protein MDVWLAAAERQRTHGDLVNLSAGQPSAGAPSAVRDEAIAALSRNQLGYTVALGIPELRAAIAGAYQARHGLTVDPQDVVVTTGSSGGFLLAFLACFDAGDRVAIASPGYPCYRNILSALGCEVVELPCGPETRFQPTLQMLAELDPPVSGVIVASPANPTGTVIPPEELAAIASWCESSGVRLISDEVYHGLVYPGAPATSCAWETSRDAVVVNSFSKYFAMTGWRLGWMLVPQELKRAVDCLTGNFTICPPVLPQVAAVAAFTPESIAEAESLLHGYAANRTLLLDGLRAIGIDRLAPTDGAFYVYADVSHLTTDSLSFCSKLLDDTGVAIAPGVDFDTVRGGANVRLSFAGPTSDIEEALGRIGGWLA
- a CDS encoding 13E12 repeat family protein, which codes for MFESMFDVDEGASQAELRAVVERCERLKSAAAAAQARATALWAAQRRAAEIAAGVPAAKRGKGLASEVALARRDAPVKGNQHLGFARALVEEMPHTLAALECGALSEWRATLIVRESACLSVEHRRQLDAELCADTAKFDHWGTNRVTAEAKKIAARLDVAAVVERNTKAEQDRCVTIRPAADGMIYLSLLVPLSQGVGAYAALKRHADTTGDGRSRNQIMADTACERITGRAVTEPVSVALNLVMADTTLFGGDDCPGYLQGYGPVPAPVVRHLLGVAVADAQAKATLRRLYRHPKSGQLVAMESRARIFPKGLAMFIGLRDQTCRTPFCNAPIRHHDHATPDRHGGHTTARNGLGMCQACNYTKEAPDWTVTTTDRDGEHTAEFRTPTHAVYHSIAPPPPGTRIIRRSITEDQFSIDLVTFEPRAAA
- a CDS encoding sugar ABC transporter permease — its product is MATKTNTLATQSDEAPADDGFTGDVRDDQTFGQAVRAYFRRVRGGDMGSLPAVLGLIVLFVVFGLANDRFLSALNLANLITQAGAICVLAMGLVFVLLLGDIDLSAGVAGGVSACVMGLTVVNVGWPWWAAMLAGIACGAVIGLAIGMLRARLGIPSFVVTLAFFLGLQGVTLKLIGEGGSVRVDDPVIRGLTISNLPVTVGWSIAFVVVIGFGALEILQYRRKTALDLAHPPLGVVLARVSAVAVVVLGVTFVLSLDRSVGRGAEIRGIPYVLPLILVLLIALTVVLKRTAYGRHIYAVGGNAEAARRAGISVERIRVSVFIVCSSLAALSGIIAASYAGKVSASSGAGNTLLYAVGAAVIGGTSLFGGKGRALDAVIGGVVVATIANGLGLLNQSSYINFLVTGGVLLLAASVDAISRRRRSSTGLS
- the ipdE2 gene encoding acyl-CoA dehydrogenase IpdE2 — encoded protein: MSEERDLLRDTVAALVEKHASPEAVRTAAASERGYDEALWKMLCEQVGAAALVIPEDLGGAGGELADAAVVLEELGKALVPTPLLGTTLAELALLSVSEPDSETLEALAEGTSIGTVVFDPGYVVNGNIADVVIAADGENLTRWTSFTANPAVSMDITRPLAAVGATETSPLGADPGLADLAAVLMAAEQVGAASKCLDLTVQYTKDRVQFGRPIGSFQALKHRMADLYVAVQSAKAVVDDAVADPTPTSAGLARLAASEAFSKVAAEAVQMHGGIAITWESAIQLYFKRAHNSAQLLGPPREQLRRLEAEVF
- a CDS encoding MFS transporter, with protein sequence MAGLTPAAQRAPLLAAGFTTAFGAHAVAGTLGTTTTGTAASLLTLGALLAIYDGAEVVLKPVFGTLADRIGARTVLLAGLLIFAVASAAYALADDQALLWAGRFGQGVGAAAFSPAASALVARLTPPEAHGRAFGTYGSYKSIGYTLGPLLGGAIVTFGGMRTLFAVTAALAVVVAVWAAISVPALSTLPRRRQTVLDTVRRFTESSFVTPTLALAASTAALSVGVGFLPVLGTQAGLTPIVTGAVVSILALVTVIAQPVAGHALDAGKITLPSGLVLGIVLTAVGLTSAALPGLVGIVCAAVLIGTGCGITTPLGFAMLARSAPQERLGQTMGAAEIGRECGDAAGPLLVAAVAAASTVPLGFLALAGIVTVGGLATAGANRTRGHS